The Streptomyces europaeiscabiei genome window below encodes:
- the ybaK gene encoding Cys-tRNA(Pro) deacylase: protein MAKKSKKQQAGGTPATVALSAAGMEFTVHAYEHDPAHPSYGEEAAEAMGVSPERVFKTLVADVDGVLVVAVVPVAGSLDLKSLATAVGGKRAAMADPTLAERTTGYVRGGISPLGQRKKLRTVLDASADAHDTICVSAGRRGLEVELAPRDLLKLTEAVAAPIARA from the coding sequence ATGGCGAAGAAGTCGAAGAAGCAGCAGGCGGGCGGAACGCCCGCGACGGTGGCCCTGAGCGCGGCCGGCATGGAGTTCACCGTGCATGCCTACGAGCACGATCCCGCGCATCCGTCCTACGGCGAGGAGGCGGCCGAGGCGATGGGCGTCTCCCCCGAACGGGTCTTCAAGACCCTGGTGGCGGACGTCGACGGCGTGCTCGTGGTCGCGGTCGTGCCGGTGGCGGGTTCGCTGGACCTGAAGTCGCTGGCGACGGCGGTCGGCGGCAAGCGGGCGGCGATGGCGGACCCCACCCTGGCGGAGCGCACGACGGGCTATGTCCGGGGCGGCATCTCCCCCCTCGGCCAGCGCAAGAAGCTCCGCACGGTGCTGGACGCCTCCGCGGACGCCCACGACACGATCTGCGTCTCGGCCGGGCGCCGCGGCCTGGAGGTCGAGCTGGCCCCCCGGGACCTTCTGAAGCTGACGGAAGCGGTGGCCGCGCCCATCGCCCGCGCGTGA
- a CDS encoding histidinol-phosphate transaminase: protein MSFGIDDLPVRDELRGKSPYGAPQLDVPVRLNTNENPYPLPEPLVERIVERVREAARHLNRYPDRDAVELRTRLAEYLTNTSGYGVDLTNVWAANGSNEVIQQILQTFGGPGRSAIGFEPSYSMHGLISRGTGTGWLSGPRGDDFTIDLAAAEKAIAEHRPDVVFVTTPNNPTGNAVPQETVLALYEAAQAAKPSMVVVDEAYIEFSHGDSLLPLLDGRPNLVVSRTMSKAFGAAGLRLGYLAAHPAVVDAVQLVRLPYHLSAVTQATALAALEHTDTLLGYVEQLKTERDRLVAELRAIGYEVTESDANFVQFGRFEDAHEVWQRILDRGVLVRDNGVPGWLRVTAGTPAENDAFLDAVRELKKEQSA from the coding sequence GTGAGCTTCGGAATCGACGATCTTCCCGTACGGGACGAACTGCGCGGCAAGAGCCCCTATGGCGCGCCCCAGCTCGATGTTCCCGTACGGCTGAACACCAACGAGAACCCGTACCCGCTGCCCGAACCGCTGGTCGAGCGGATCGTCGAGCGGGTGCGGGAGGCGGCCCGGCACCTCAACCGCTACCCGGACCGGGACGCGGTGGAGCTGCGGACACGGCTCGCCGAGTACCTGACGAACACCTCCGGTTACGGGGTCGACCTGACGAACGTCTGGGCGGCCAACGGCTCCAACGAGGTCATCCAGCAGATTCTGCAGACCTTCGGCGGACCCGGCCGCAGCGCCATCGGCTTCGAGCCCTCGTACTCGATGCACGGGCTGATCTCGCGCGGCACGGGCACCGGCTGGCTCTCCGGACCCCGGGGCGACGACTTCACGATCGACCTCGCCGCCGCCGAGAAGGCGATCGCCGAGCACCGGCCGGACGTCGTCTTCGTCACCACCCCCAACAACCCCACGGGCAACGCGGTCCCACAAGAGACCGTCCTCGCGCTGTACGAGGCCGCGCAGGCGGCCAAGCCGTCGATGGTCGTGGTGGACGAGGCGTACATCGAGTTCAGCCACGGCGACTCGCTGCTGCCGCTGCTCGACGGACGGCCGAACCTGGTCGTCTCGCGGACGATGTCCAAGGCCTTCGGCGCGGCCGGTCTGCGCCTCGGCTACCTCGCCGCGCACCCGGCGGTCGTGGACGCGGTCCAGCTCGTACGGTTGCCGTACCACCTCTCCGCCGTCACCCAGGCGACCGCGCTGGCCGCCCTGGAACACACCGACACCCTCCTCGGCTACGTCGAGCAACTGAAGACGGAGCGGGACCGGCTCGTCGCCGAGCTGCGCGCCATCGGTTACGAGGTGACCGAGTCCGACGCCAACTTCGTCCAGTTCGGCAGGTTCGAGGACGCGCACGAGGTCTGGCAGCGGATCCTCGACCGGGGCGTCCTGGTCCGGGACAACGGTGTACCGGGATGGCTGCGGGTCACCGCCGGAACTCCCGCCGAGAACGACGCGTTCCTCGACGCGGTACGTGAACTGAAGAAGGAGCAGAGCGCATGA
- a CDS encoding LON peptidase substrate-binding domain-containing protein, translated as MTTVRLPLFPLNSVLYPGLVLPLNIFEERYRAMMRELLKTPEDQPRRFAVVAIRDGHEVALSAPGMPDPTALPDRGPTAGFGEEPTKAFHSVGCIADAATIRERDNGTYEVLATGTTRARLLSVDASGPFLVADLEELPEDAGDEAGALAEGVLRAFRQYQKRLAGARERSLSTGADLPDEPAVVSYLVAAAMMLDTPAKQRLLQAPDTASRLRDELTLLRAESAIIRSLPSLPASELTRGPTSLN; from the coding sequence GTGACCACCGTCCGGCTGCCGCTCTTCCCCCTGAACTCGGTGTTGTACCCGGGGCTCGTGCTTCCTCTGAACATCTTCGAGGAGCGCTATCGCGCCATGATGCGCGAGTTGCTGAAGACCCCCGAGGACCAACCCCGCCGCTTCGCCGTCGTCGCCATCCGCGACGGCCACGAGGTCGCGCTGAGCGCCCCCGGCATGCCGGATCCGACCGCCCTGCCCGACCGGGGCCCGACCGCGGGCTTCGGCGAGGAGCCGACCAAGGCGTTCCACTCCGTGGGCTGCATCGCCGACGCGGCAACCATCAGGGAGCGCGACAACGGCACGTACGAGGTCCTCGCGACCGGGACCACCCGGGCGCGTCTGCTCTCCGTGGACGCCTCGGGCCCGTTCCTCGTGGCGGATCTGGAGGAGCTGCCGGAGGACGCGGGCGACGAGGCGGGCGCGCTGGCGGAGGGCGTGCTGCGGGCGTTCCGCCAGTACCAGAAGCGACTCGCGGGCGCCCGGGAGCGCTCGCTGTCGACGGGCGCGGACCTCCCGGACGAGCCGGCCGTCGTCTCGTACCTGGTCGCCGCGGCGATGATGCTCGACACGCCCGCCAAGCAGCGGCTCCTGCAGGCCCCCGACACCGCGTCCCGCCTGCGCGACGAGCTGACACTCCTGCGCGCCGAGTCCGCCATCATCCGTAGTCTGCCGTCGTTGCCCGCGTCGGAGCTGACGCGGGGCCCGACGAGCCTCAACTGA
- the hisD gene encoding histidinol dehydrogenase: MISRIDLRGDALPEGPALRDLLPRADFDVSAALEKVRPICEAVHHRGDAALIDYAEKFDGVRLTSVRVPAEALTRALEQLDPAVREALQESIRRARIVHREQRRATHTTQVVPGGTVTEKWVPVERVGLYAPGGRSVYPSSVIMNVVPAQEAGVPSIALASPAQADFDGLPHPTILAACALLGVDEVYAAGGATAVAMFAYGTESCPPAPMVTGPGNIWVAAAKRYFTGVIGIDSEAGPTEIAVLADDTADPVHVAADLISQAEHDPLAAAVLVTDSVALADAVEKELQPQVEATKHVEDRIRPSLAGRQSAIVLVDGVDEGLRVVNAYGAEHLEIQTADATAVAERVVNAGAVFIGPWSPVSLGDYAAGSNHVLPTGGCACHSSGLSVQSFLRGIHIVDYTKDALAEVAHHVVTLAEAEDLPAHGAAIKARFGWKVPGK, translated from the coding sequence GTGATCTCCCGAATCGATCTGCGCGGTGACGCCCTCCCCGAGGGACCCGCCCTGCGCGACCTGCTGCCCCGAGCCGACTTCGACGTCTCGGCCGCCCTGGAGAAGGTGCGTCCGATCTGCGAGGCCGTGCATCATCGGGGCGACGCGGCGCTGATCGACTACGCGGAGAAGTTCGACGGCGTACGCCTGACCTCGGTACGGGTCCCGGCCGAGGCCCTCACCCGGGCGCTGGAACAGCTCGACCCGGCCGTCCGCGAGGCCCTCCAGGAGTCGATCCGGCGCGCCCGCATCGTCCACCGCGAGCAGCGCCGCGCCACGCACACCACCCAGGTCGTCCCCGGCGGCACGGTCACCGAGAAGTGGGTACCGGTCGAGCGCGTCGGCCTCTACGCCCCCGGCGGCCGGTCGGTGTACCCCTCGTCCGTGATCATGAACGTGGTCCCGGCGCAGGAGGCCGGGGTCCCCTCGATCGCCCTCGCCTCCCCGGCGCAGGCCGACTTCGACGGGCTCCCGCACCCCACGATCCTCGCGGCCTGCGCGCTGCTCGGCGTCGACGAGGTGTACGCGGCCGGTGGCGCCACCGCCGTCGCGATGTTCGCGTACGGCACCGAGTCCTGCCCGCCCGCCCCCATGGTCACCGGCCCCGGCAACATCTGGGTGGCCGCCGCCAAGCGGTACTTCACCGGGGTCATCGGCATCGACTCCGAGGCGGGCCCGACCGAGATCGCGGTCCTCGCGGACGACACCGCCGACCCGGTGCACGTCGCCGCCGACCTGATCAGCCAGGCCGAGCACGACCCGCTCGCGGCCGCCGTGCTCGTCACCGACTCCGTCGCCCTCGCCGACGCGGTCGAGAAGGAGCTTCAGCCGCAGGTCGAGGCCACCAAGCACGTCGAGGACCGCATCCGGCCCTCACTCGCGGGCCGACAGTCCGCGATCGTCCTGGTCGACGGGGTGGACGAAGGCCTGCGGGTCGTCAACGCGTACGGTGCCGAGCACCTGGAGATCCAGACGGCCGACGCCACGGCGGTCGCCGAGCGCGTGGTCAACGCGGGCGCCGTCTTCATCGGCCCCTGGTCGCCGGTCTCGCTGGGCGACTACGCGGCCGGCTCCAACCACGTGCTCCCGACCGGCGGCTGCGCCTGCCACTCCTCCGGTCTGTCCGTGCAGTCCTTCCTGCGCGGCATCCACATCGTCGACTACACGAAGGACGCGCTGGCCGAGGTCGCGCACCACGTGGTGACGCTCGCGGAGGCGGAGGACCTGCCCGCGCACGGCGCGGCGATCAAGGCACGGTTCGGTTGGAAGGTACCTGGCAAGTGA
- a CDS encoding oxidoreductase: protein MSEGPGIRDDGDLPDDLTAAEAGMWQAFRNGSVYDLRDGDIVVDDPHGGHPWGPERTVRARIVAWLLLDGPAALAGRVSALKLVGVQIKGVLELAGGQVVPYVEMKGCRFEKEILLPEARFTTLRLVDCSVPRLEAARLHTEGDLHMPRCRFHNGVRLADAHIGTDLLLNQAVVYRDRHGRSLSADGLTVAQDVQAEMLESHGELSLRGATVGASLSLRGSRLANPYGRLALNAPQLTVERTLYLTPAGIGNPLHTSGSTPARGTRVQRFECEGGIRLDDGRFGDSVDLERARFTFTDDQELSLRRVQVPELRFLGDRPERGKVVLSGARVGVLIDRSESWPGPGNLHMGGFQYESLVPRDRFPLARRLEWVAAATAEYSPEPYERLATVLRAGGDDEGAREVLLAKQRHRRENLPLAAKLWGHAQDWTVAYGYRPGRAAVWMALLWALTSFAFSHADHPPMKSGEHPNWNPSLFALDLLLPIVDLGQVGYWQLDGGWQWLAAVVIILGWILATTVAAGATRLLSRN, encoded by the coding sequence GTGAGCGAGGGGCCCGGCATCCGGGACGACGGGGACCTGCCGGACGACCTGACCGCCGCCGAGGCAGGCATGTGGCAGGCGTTCCGCAACGGCAGCGTGTACGACCTGCGCGACGGGGACATCGTCGTGGACGACCCGCACGGCGGCCACCCCTGGGGGCCCGAGCGGACCGTTCGGGCCCGGATCGTGGCCTGGCTGCTGCTGGACGGGCCGGCCGCGCTGGCCGGGCGGGTGTCCGCGCTGAAGCTGGTCGGCGTCCAGATCAAGGGTGTGCTGGAGCTGGCGGGCGGCCAGGTGGTGCCGTACGTGGAGATGAAGGGCTGCCGGTTCGAGAAGGAGATCCTGCTGCCGGAGGCCCGGTTCACGACCCTGCGGCTGGTGGACTGCTCGGTGCCCCGGCTGGAGGCGGCCCGGCTGCACACGGAGGGCGATCTTCATATGCCGCGCTGCCGGTTCCACAACGGGGTGCGGCTGGCGGACGCCCACATCGGCACCGATCTGCTGCTCAACCAGGCGGTCGTCTACCGCGACCGGCACGGCCGCTCGCTCTCCGCCGACGGGCTGACCGTCGCCCAGGACGTCCAGGCCGAGATGCTGGAGTCGCACGGCGAGCTGAGCCTGCGCGGCGCGACCGTCGGCGCCTCGCTCAGTCTGCGCGGCAGCCGGCTCGCCAACCCGTACGGCCGCCTCGCCCTGAACGCGCCCCAGCTGACCGTCGAGCGCACCCTGTATCTGACCCCGGCCGGTATCGGCAATCCGCTGCACACCAGCGGCAGCACGCCCGCGCGCGGCACCCGCGTCCAGCGGTTCGAGTGCGAGGGCGGGATCCGGCTGGACGACGGGCGGTTCGGTGACTCCGTCGACCTGGAGCGGGCCCGGTTCACCTTCACGGATGACCAGGAGCTGTCGCTGCGCCGCGTCCAGGTGCCCGAGCTGCGCTTCCTCGGCGACAGGCCGGAGCGCGGCAAGGTCGTCCTGTCCGGGGCCCGCGTCGGCGTCCTGATCGACAGATCGGAGAGCTGGCCGGGCCCCGGCAACCTCCACATGGGCGGCTTCCAGTACGAGAGCCTCGTGCCGCGCGACCGGTTCCCGCTGGCCAGGCGGCTGGAGTGGGTGGCGGCGGCCACCGCCGAGTACAGCCCGGAGCCGTACGAGCGGCTGGCGACCGTACTGCGGGCCGGCGGGGACGACGAGGGCGCCCGCGAGGTGCTCCTCGCCAAGCAGCGCCACCGGCGGGAGAACCTGCCGCTCGCGGCCAAGCTCTGGGGCCACGCGCAGGACTGGACCGTCGCGTACGGGTACCGGCCGGGCCGGGCCGCGGTGTGGATGGCGCTGCTGTGGGCGCTGACCTCGTTCGCCTTCTCGCACGCGGACCATCCGCCGATGAAGAGCGGCGAGCACCCGAACTGGAACCCCTCGCTGTTCGCCCTGGACCTGCTGCTGCCGATCGTCGACCTCGGCCAGGTCGGCTACTGGCAGCTGGACGGGGGCTGGCAGTGGCTGGCCGCCGTGGTGATCATCCTGGGCTGGATCCTCGCGACGACGGTGGCGGCGGGCGCCACCCGGCTCCTGAGCCGGAACTGA